Proteins from one Caulobacter sp. X genomic window:
- a CDS encoding class I SAM-dependent methyltransferase, with translation MLGAGRTTAMASWYERYILPKLLCCACGAPAFRERRAELAPRAAGEVLELGIGGGLNLAFYDPARATRVTGVDPSPELRTLAENAPRPDGLKIEILAGEAEALPFADARFDTVLCTFTLCSVRSPAAVLAETRRVLKPGGTFLFCEHGLSPDAGVSRWQRRIEPLWKRLAGGCHLTRPVTATVEAAGFQVHEGRRFYFDKAPRPMGWCEQGVARVA, from the coding sequence CTGCTGGGCGCGGGGAGGACAACCGCCATGGCGTCCTGGTACGAGCGTTACATCCTGCCGAAGCTGCTGTGCTGCGCCTGCGGTGCGCCGGCCTTCCGCGAGCGACGGGCGGAACTCGCGCCCCGCGCGGCGGGCGAGGTGCTGGAGCTGGGAATCGGCGGCGGCCTGAACCTGGCCTTCTACGATCCCGCGCGCGCCACCCGCGTCACCGGCGTCGATCCTTCGCCCGAGTTACGGACCCTCGCCGAGAACGCCCCGCGTCCCGACGGACTCAAGATCGAGATCCTGGCGGGCGAGGCCGAGGCCCTGCCCTTCGCCGACGCGCGGTTCGACACGGTGCTGTGCACCTTCACCCTCTGCTCGGTGCGCTCGCCGGCGGCCGTGCTGGCCGAGACGCGGCGGGTGCTGAAGCCGGGCGGGACCTTCCTGTTCTGCGAGCACGGCCTGTCGCCCGACGCCGGCGTGTCGCGCTGGCAAAGGCGCATCGAGCCGTTGTGGAAGCGGCTGGCGGGCGGCTGCCATCTGACGCGACCGGTGACGGCGACGGTCGAGGCGGCTGGCTTCCAGGTTCACGAGGGCCGGCGGTTCTACTTCGACAAGGCCCCGCGCCCGATGGGCTGGTGCGAACAGGGCGTGGCGCGGGTCGCCTAA
- a CDS encoding GFA family protein: protein MPKALKPPAEEAEGSCACGGVRLAIGVPARWAFHDHSAASRRAQSCAYVTYVASYRSRFRWLEGEDLITRHEHEGTTRGFCARCGTPLFMTRQRAPTMINLPRALFATRTGREPRYHTHLDEAPDWAYGGGKLVPLKGYPGVMWERPKAKPRRKPIDDFL from the coding sequence ATGCCCAAAGCCCTGAAGCCGCCCGCCGAGGAAGCCGAGGGATCCTGCGCCTGTGGCGGCGTTCGCCTGGCGATCGGCGTGCCGGCGCGGTGGGCGTTCCACGATCACTCGGCCGCCAGCCGCCGGGCCCAGAGCTGCGCCTATGTCACCTATGTCGCCAGCTACCGCAGCCGCTTCCGCTGGCTAGAGGGCGAGGACCTGATCACGCGCCATGAGCACGAGGGGACCACGCGCGGCTTCTGCGCCCGGTGCGGGACGCCGCTGTTCATGACCCGCCAGCGCGCGCCGACCATGATCAACCTGCCCCGCGCCCTGTTCGCGACCCGCACCGGCCGCGAGCCGCGCTACCACACCCACCTCGACGAGGCGCCGGACTGGGCCTATGGCGGCGGCAAGCTGGTCCCGCTGAAGGGCTATCCCGGCGTGATGTGGGAACGGCCTAAGGCCAAGCCCAGGCGCAAGCCGATCGACGACTTTCTGTAA
- a CDS encoding SWIM zinc finger domain-containing protein, with the protein MSLFDTDTWRERMDERWFDTGVAMAEKGDVDLVAIEDEKVTAHVTGSVGDLYVVQLWAPAGDGTCTCPGFEKFGACKHQAAVVAAANAADLGKVRDRMARLRDGLAVDSKEALIERLAELARLQPAVLAALEGR; encoded by the coding sequence ATGAGTCTGTTCGACACCGACACGTGGCGCGAGCGCATGGACGAGCGCTGGTTCGACACCGGCGTGGCCATGGCCGAGAAGGGCGATGTCGACCTTGTCGCGATCGAGGACGAGAAGGTCACCGCCCACGTCACCGGCAGCGTCGGCGACCTCTATGTCGTGCAGCTGTGGGCGCCGGCCGGCGATGGAACCTGCACCTGCCCCGGCTTCGAGAAGTTCGGCGCCTGCAAGCACCAGGCGGCCGTGGTCGCCGCCGCCAACGCCGCCGACCTCGGGAAGGTCCGCGACCGCATGGCCCGCCTGCGCGACGGCCTGGCGGTGGACAGCAAGGAGGCCCTGATCGAGCGCCTCGCCGAGCTGGCCCGTCTGCAGCCGGCGGTGCTGGCGGCGCTGGAGGGGCGTTAG
- a CDS encoding metallopeptidase family protein, producing MTWSDRLAPSLDDFAALGKAAFDALPEGFRQLAGDVVIRVDDFPDEEVLEALGIPDPFELTGLYQGVDLSQRSVLDFATQPSRVFLYRRPILDEWAERGDVSLGELITHVLVHEIGHHFGLSDDDIHRIEDEA from the coding sequence ATGACCTGGTCCGATCGCCTCGCCCCGTCGCTGGACGACTTCGCCGCCCTGGGCAAGGCGGCCTTCGACGCCCTACCCGAAGGCTTCCGCCAACTAGCGGGCGACGTGGTGATCCGGGTCGACGACTTTCCCGACGAGGAGGTGCTGGAGGCGCTCGGCATCCCCGACCCCTTCGAGCTGACCGGCCTCTATCAGGGCGTCGACCTTTCCCAGCGCTCGGTGCTCGATTTCGCCACCCAGCCGTCGCGGGTGTTCCTGTACCGCCGGCCGATCCTCGACGAATGGGCCGAGCGCGGCGACGTCAGCCTGGGCGAGCTGATCACCCACGTGCTGGTCCACGAAATCGGCCACCATTTCGGCCTGTCGGACGACGACATCCACCGTATCGAGGACGAGGCATGA
- a CDS encoding ATP-binding protein — MTSYDLILAAAAGAVCLALCVALWAFGQRRGFEARIAALKARLALQGGDAEAPAWVEAFDSAVIAVEGGRASLMAGAEGLSACAQVLGVPADVQAVVAALGGADPDHAHKLSALFERGQSCAFDARGRGGWVSVEGRAAGAMAWLRLAPVSGHDAGLPSAARFAAFVDSVVEPAWIAGADGQAVWGNTAFVRAVGASAASAPALLGKSFDRAVDAMVVEAAAKGERKEAIRWVNLEGRRRAFRLSAQPLEGGGVGVFCADVTEIEDVRDAFKKHVEAHDETLNHIAEAVAIFSATRRLSFHNTAFAELWGLEPAWLADRPTHGEILDRLRQRRRLPETIDYAGWKAAELARYESLGPQADDLWHLPDGRTLKVVRQPHPLGGMLLIYSDITGELRLKAQYNALIQVQQATLDKLNDAVAVFGSDGRLRLHNEAFETFWNVTPHALEAAGDFEGVVELCVPRLHDLAFWRELKGRVADPDPQMRAPTSGEVRTSDDRIVVYQSRPLPDGATLIAFADVTDTRELQSALADRSAALDEAERLKRDFVGNVSYELRTPLTTIIGYSELLERADGLSERGRNHVAAVRAAATQLARSIDDVLDMAQIDAGEMALEIQDIRVSDLLMNAQERALKDAQLGAVTLAVECEEDVGLIRGDAKRLAQTLDHLVENALRQTPPGGRVTLSARRALGEVRLDVSDTGRGVPFHVQAHIFDRFVGRDRGGPGLGLALVKALVELHGGWVALESEPGNGSTFTCHLPENQPPGASQPELGF, encoded by the coding sequence ATGACTTCGTATGACCTGATCCTCGCGGCCGCGGCCGGGGCGGTTTGCCTCGCGCTTTGCGTCGCCCTGTGGGCGTTCGGACAGCGGCGGGGCTTCGAGGCGCGGATCGCGGCGCTGAAGGCGCGCTTAGCCCTGCAGGGCGGCGACGCCGAGGCGCCGGCCTGGGTCGAGGCCTTCGACTCCGCCGTCATCGCCGTCGAGGGCGGCCGCGCCAGCTTGATGGCGGGCGCCGAGGGCCTTTCCGCCTGCGCCCAGGTGCTGGGCGTTCCCGCCGACGTCCAGGCGGTGGTCGCCGCCCTGGGCGGCGCGGATCCAGACCACGCCCACAAGCTTTCCGCCCTGTTCGAGCGCGGCCAGTCCTGCGCCTTCGACGCGCGCGGGCGCGGCGGCTGGGTCTCGGTCGAGGGCCGCGCGGCCGGAGCCATGGCCTGGCTGCGCCTGGCGCCGGTCAGCGGCCATGACGCGGGCCTGCCCTCGGCGGCGCGCTTCGCCGCCTTCGTCGACAGCGTGGTCGAGCCCGCCTGGATCGCCGGCGCCGACGGCCAGGCCGTCTGGGGCAACACCGCCTTCGTCCGCGCCGTCGGGGCCAGCGCCGCCTCGGCGCCCGCCCTGCTGGGCAAGAGCTTCGACCGCGCGGTCGACGCCATGGTCGTCGAGGCCGCCGCCAAGGGCGAGCGCAAGGAAGCGATCCGCTGGGTGAACCTCGAGGGGCGCCGCCGCGCGTTCCGGCTTTCCGCCCAGCCGCTGGAAGGCGGCGGGGTCGGCGTGTTCTGCGCCGACGTGACCGAGATCGAGGACGTTCGCGACGCCTTCAAGAAGCATGTCGAGGCCCACGACGAGACCCTGAACCACATCGCCGAGGCCGTGGCGATCTTCAGCGCCACCCGCCGCCTGTCGTTCCACAACACCGCCTTCGCCGAGCTCTGGGGGCTGGAGCCTGCCTGGTTGGCCGACCGTCCGACCCACGGCGAGATCCTCGATCGCCTGCGCCAGCGCCGCCGCCTGCCCGAGACGATCGACTACGCCGGCTGGAAGGCCGCCGAACTGGCCCGCTACGAGAGCCTGGGCCCCCAGGCCGACGACCTCTGGCACCTGCCCGACGGCCGCACGCTCAAGGTCGTGCGCCAGCCGCACCCGCTGGGCGGCATGCTGCTGATCTATTCCGACATCACCGGCGAGCTACGCCTGAAGGCCCAGTATAACGCCCTGATCCAGGTGCAGCAGGCCACGCTGGACAAGCTGAACGACGCCGTCGCCGTGTTCGGCTCGGACGGCCGCCTGCGCCTGCACAACGAAGCCTTCGAGACCTTCTGGAACGTCACGCCGCACGCCCTCGAGGCGGCCGGCGACTTCGAAGGCGTGGTCGAGCTGTGCGTGCCGCGTCTGCATGACCTGGCCTTCTGGCGCGAGCTGAAGGGCCGTGTGGCCGATCCCGATCCGCAGATGCGCGCCCCGACCTCGGGTGAGGTGCGCACCTCGGACGACCGCATCGTCGTCTATCAGAGCCGGCCGCTGCCGGACGGCGCGACCCTGATCGCCTTCGCCGACGTCACCGACACCCGCGAGCTGCAGAGCGCCCTGGCGGACCGCTCCGCCGCGCTCGACGAGGCCGAGCGCCTGAAGCGCGACTTCGTCGGCAACGTCTCCTACGAGCTGCGCACGCCGCTGACGACGATCATCGGCTATTCCGAACTGCTGGAGCGGGCCGACGGCCTGTCGGAGCGCGGCCGCAACCACGTGGCCGCCGTCCGCGCCGCCGCCACCCAGCTGGCCCGCTCGATCGACGATGTCTTGGACATGGCCCAGATCGACGCCGGCGAAATGGCCTTGGAGATCCAGGACATCCGCGTCTCGGACCTCCTGATGAACGCCCAGGAACGCGCCCTGAAGGACGCCCAGCTGGGCGCGGTGACCCTGGCTGTCGAGTGCGAGGAGGACGTCGGCCTGATCCGCGGCGACGCCAAACGCCTGGCCCAGACCCTGGACCACCTGGTCGAGAACGCCTTGCGCCAGACGCCGCCCGGCGGCCGCGTGACCCTGTCGGCGCGCCGGGCCCTGGGCGAGGTGCGGTTGGATGTCTCAGACACGGGGCGGGGCGTGCCGTTCCACGTCCAGGCCCACATCTTCGACCGCTTTGTCGGCCGCGATCGCGGCGGGCCTGGCCTGGGCCTGGCCCTGGTCAAGGCGCTGGTCGAGCTGCACGGCGGCTGGGTGGCGCTGGAGAGCGAGCCGGGCAATGGCTCGACCTTCACCTGCCACCTGCCCGAGAACCAGCCGCCCGGGGCGTCGCAGCCGGAGCTGGGATTCTAG
- the ahcY gene encoding adenosylhomocysteinase, translating into MADYIVKDISLADYGRKEIAIAETEMPGLMATRAEYGPKQVLKGARIAGSLHMTIQTAVLIETLVALGAEVRWASCNIFSTQDHAAAAIAAAGIPVFAFKGENLVEYWEYAHKIFEWHDGGYPNLILDDGGDATLLCVLGPKAEKDPSILDNPQNEEEEALYAVMKKYLAEKPGFYSAIRSAIGGVSEETTTGVHRLYHMAQKGELPFPAINVNDSVTKSKFDNLYGCRESLVDAIRRGTDVMLSGKVAVVCGYGDVGKGSAASLRQGGARVIVTEIDPICALQAAMEGYEVQTLADVADKADIFVTATGNKDVITLDDMRKMKNNAIVCNIGHFDSEIQIAALRNYKWDEIKPQVHHVEFPDGKKLIVLSEGRLVNLGNATGHPSFVMSASFTNQTLAQIELWTNKSKYENQVYTLPKHLDEKVAFLHLEKLGAKLTTLRKDQADYIGVPEKGPFKPDHYRY; encoded by the coding sequence GTGGCCGACTATATCGTCAAGGACATCTCGCTCGCCGATTACGGCCGCAAGGAAATCGCTATCGCCGAGACCGAGATGCCGGGCCTGATGGCCACGCGCGCCGAGTACGGCCCCAAGCAGGTCCTGAAGGGCGCCCGCATCGCCGGCAGCCTGCACATGACCATCCAGACCGCCGTGCTGATCGAGACCCTGGTGGCCCTGGGCGCCGAGGTCCGCTGGGCCTCGTGCAACATCTTCTCGACCCAGGATCACGCCGCGGCCGCCATCGCCGCCGCCGGCATCCCGGTCTTCGCCTTCAAGGGCGAGAACCTGGTCGAGTACTGGGAATACGCCCACAAGATCTTCGAGTGGCACGACGGCGGTTATCCGAACCTGATCCTCGACGACGGCGGCGACGCCACCCTGCTCTGCGTGCTGGGCCCCAAGGCCGAGAAGGATCCGTCGATCCTCGACAACCCGCAGAACGAGGAAGAAGAAGCCCTCTACGCCGTGATGAAGAAGTACCTGGCCGAGAAGCCGGGCTTCTACTCGGCGATCCGTTCGGCCATCGGCGGCGTCTCGGAAGAGACCACCACGGGCGTCCACCGCCTGTATCACATGGCCCAGAAGGGCGAGCTGCCGTTCCCGGCCATCAACGTCAACGACAGCGTCACCAAGTCCAAGTTCGACAACCTGTACGGCTGCCGTGAAAGCCTGGTCGACGCGATCCGTCGCGGCACCGACGTCATGCTGTCGGGCAAGGTCGCGGTGGTCTGCGGCTATGGCGACGTGGGCAAGGGCTCGGCCGCCTCGCTGCGCCAAGGCGGCGCCCGCGTGATCGTCACCGAGATCGACCCGATCTGCGCCCTGCAGGCGGCCATGGAAGGCTACGAGGTCCAGACCCTGGCCGACGTCGCCGACAAGGCCGACATCTTCGTGACGGCGACCGGCAACAAGGACGTCATCACGCTGGACGACATGCGGAAGATGAAAAACAACGCCATCGTCTGCAACATCGGTCACTTCGACTCGGAAATTCAGATCGCCGCCCTGCGCAACTACAAGTGGGACGAGATCAAGCCGCAGGTCCACCACGTGGAATTCCCGGACGGCAAGAAGCTGATCGTGCTGTCGGAAGGGCGCCTCGTGAACCTGGGCAACGCCACCGGCCACCCCTCGTTCGTGATGTCGGCCTCGTTCACCAACCAGACCCTGGCCCAGATCGAGCTGTGGACCAACAAGTCCAAGTACGAGAACCAAGTCTACACCCTGCCCAAGCACCTCGACGAGAAGGTCGCCTTCCTGCACCTGGAGAAGCTGGGCGCGAAGCTGACCACCCTGCGCAAGGACCAGGCCGACTATATCGGCGTGCCGGAAAAGGGTCCGTTCAAGCCGGATCACTACCGCTACTAA
- a CDS encoding pyridoxal kinase yields MPLALILSSHVAGSQVGATAQAAALAPFAIDAMVVPTVLFGRHPGWGAPGGAATPIAIFEGMLEGIAANGLFGRTDLVVTGYFASPAQVEAAARAIDAVRAAPRDGAFAPAPTVIVDPTVGDEGKGLYVPAETAEAIRALLIPRADLVACNAWELQWLTNAEAREPATALRAARQLGKPVLVSSIRRGDEIGAVLATADEAWLALHAQIDTAPNGTGDLLTALYAAAVVEGQTLSHGLARAVGGVAETVAAAKLWNAPELPIVALGARLKQTSPSVRIERLA; encoded by the coding sequence ATGCCGCTCGCCCTGATCCTCTCCAGCCACGTCGCCGGCAGCCAGGTCGGCGCGACCGCTCAGGCCGCGGCGCTGGCGCCGTTCGCGATCGACGCCATGGTCGTCCCCACGGTGCTGTTCGGCCGTCACCCCGGCTGGGGCGCGCCCGGCGGCGCGGCGACGCCGATCGCGATCTTCGAAGGGATGCTGGAAGGCATCGCGGCCAACGGCCTCTTCGGTCGCACCGACCTCGTCGTCACCGGCTATTTCGCCAGCCCCGCCCAGGTCGAGGCGGCCGCGCGCGCCATCGACGCGGTTCGCGCCGCCCCGCGCGACGGCGCCTTCGCGCCCGCGCCGACCGTGATCGTCGACCCGACCGTGGGCGACGAGGGCAAGGGCCTCTATGTCCCCGCCGAGACCGCCGAGGCGATCCGCGCGTTGCTGATTCCGCGCGCTGACCTCGTGGCCTGCAACGCTTGGGAGCTGCAGTGGCTGACGAATGCCGAGGCCCGCGAACCCGCCACCGCCCTGCGCGCCGCGCGGCAACTGGGCAAGCCGGTCCTCGTTTCCTCGATCCGTCGCGGCGACGAGATCGGCGCGGTCCTGGCGACGGCGGACGAAGCCTGGCTGGCCCTGCACGCCCAGATCGACACGGCGCCGAACGGAACCGGCGACCTTCTGACCGCGCTCTACGCGGCGGCCGTGGTCGAGGGCCAGACGCTGTCGCACGGCCTGGCTCGAGCCGTCGGCGGCGTCGCCGAGACCGTCGCGGCCGCCAAGCTTTGGAACGCCCCCGAACTGCCGATCGTGGCCCTGGGCGCGCGCCTGAAGCAGACCTCTCCCTCTGTCCGCATTGAACGGCTGGCTTAA
- a CDS encoding serine hydrolase domain-containing protein, whose translation MTDITGLCPERFARVRDAFEANFQDGGELGARFSFAIDGEIVLDLMGGFADRKREVPFGPDTLTALFSTTKAVAALMVARLVDEGRLAYDQRVADVWPEFAQNGKQDVTVEQALSHQAGLSGFPDETDPAIWFDWDATCAKLAAMAPLFPIGSASGYHPVTYGYLAGEIFRRVDGRTMGAALREDICAPLGLDLWIGLPDSEHDRVADLMRPTAMPQFGEINAAVTAAFFKPWSSPGGKGAAEWRRVEIPSANGHATAPALARLMGALASGGTLDGRSLITPAGIKAATAERIRGRDLVLPYEISWGAGFMRNEPNFFYGPTAEAFGHSGWGGSCAFADPTRGVSGAYVMNKQGNALIGDPRAVRLIEAAYACL comes from the coding sequence ATGACCGACATCACCGGCCTCTGCCCCGAGCGCTTCGCCCGTGTCCGCGACGCCTTCGAAGCCAATTTCCAGGACGGCGGCGAGCTGGGCGCGCGCTTTTCCTTCGCCATCGACGGCGAGATCGTCCTCGACCTGATGGGCGGCTTCGCCGACCGCAAGCGCGAGGTCCCGTTCGGTCCCGACACCCTGACGGCCCTGTTCTCGACCACCAAGGCCGTGGCGGCCCTGATGGTCGCGCGTCTCGTCGACGAGGGACGCCTAGCCTACGACCAGCGCGTCGCCGACGTCTGGCCCGAGTTCGCGCAGAACGGCAAGCAGGACGTCACGGTCGAGCAGGCCCTGTCGCACCAGGCGGGCCTGTCGGGCTTTCCGGACGAGACCGATCCAGCCATCTGGTTTGACTGGGACGCCACCTGCGCCAAGCTGGCCGCCATGGCCCCGCTGTTCCCGATCGGGTCGGCCAGCGGCTACCACCCGGTGACCTATGGCTACCTGGCCGGCGAGATCTTCCGCCGCGTCGACGGCCGCACGATGGGCGCGGCGCTACGCGAGGACATCTGCGCGCCGCTGGGCCTCGACCTCTGGATCGGCCTGCCCGACAGCGAGCACGACCGCGTCGCCGACCTGATGCGTCCGACGGCCATGCCGCAGTTCGGCGAGATCAACGCCGCCGTGACCGCCGCCTTCTTCAAGCCCTGGTCCTCGCCAGGCGGCAAGGGCGCGGCCGAGTGGCGGCGGGTCGAGATCCCCTCGGCCAACGGCCACGCCACCGCGCCGGCCCTGGCGCGGCTGATGGGCGCTCTGGCCAGCGGCGGGACGCTGGACGGCCGCTCGCTGATCACGCCCGCCGGGATCAAGGCCGCCACCGCCGAGCGCATCCGCGGCCGCGACCTGGTCCTGCCCTACGAGATCAGCTGGGGCGCGGGCTTCATGCGCAATGAGCCCAACTTCTTCTACGGCCCGACGGCCGAGGCGTTCGGTCATTCGGGCTGGGGCGGCTCGTGCGCCTTCGCCGATCCGACGCGGGGCGTGTCGGGGGCCTATGTGATGAACAAGCAAGGTAACGCCCTGATCGGCGATCCCCGCGCCGTGCGGCTGATCGAGGCGGCCTACGCCTGCCTTTAG
- a CDS encoding transporter → MVRTATPIALGVLALLALAGAARAQERDFCADRPGKGSPPCVLDKGRFQVEVSGADAAFTRGGGVSVDDVSYGALELRLGLASMVEGQMTWTPRERARTRDHGVVSTVSGSGDLGMALRWSLKNPAGDGFSAAIQPFAIAPTGADGIGGDAWQGGVIVPVSIPLNGDWSLSLSPEADVRPNASGLGRHAAYALAGGVGRAVGPANLGAELWVDVDDDPAERVTKASFDLTAAWTPKGLKDVQLDASAYVGLNRKTPDLELVVGLAHRF, encoded by the coding sequence ATGGTCCGCACCGCCACACCCATCGCTCTGGGCGTCCTGGCCTTGCTGGCGCTGGCCGGCGCCGCGCGCGCGCAGGAGCGCGACTTCTGCGCCGATCGGCCGGGCAAGGGCTCGCCGCCCTGCGTGCTCGACAAGGGCCGCTTCCAGGTCGAGGTCAGCGGCGCCGACGCCGCCTTCACGCGCGGCGGCGGGGTGTCGGTCGATGACGTCTCGTACGGCGCTCTGGAGCTGCGCCTGGGCCTGGCCTCGATGGTCGAGGGGCAAATGACCTGGACGCCGCGCGAGCGGGCGCGCACCCGCGACCACGGTGTCGTCTCGACCGTCTCGGGCTCTGGCGACCTCGGCATGGCGTTGCGCTGGTCGCTGAAGAACCCGGCGGGGGATGGCTTTTCCGCCGCGATCCAGCCCTTCGCCATCGCTCCGACGGGCGCGGACGGGATCGGCGGCGACGCCTGGCAGGGCGGGGTGATCGTCCCGGTCTCCATTCCGCTGAATGGGGACTGGTCGCTGAGCCTGTCGCCCGAAGCGGATGTCCGCCCCAACGCCTCGGGATTGGGGCGTCACGCCGCCTACGCCCTGGCCGGCGGCGTCGGACGCGCCGTGGGGCCGGCGAACCTGGGCGCCGAGCTTTGGGTCGATGTCGACGACGATCCGGCCGAGCGCGTGACCAAGGCCAGCTTTGACCTGACTGCCGCCTGGACGCCCAAGGGGCTGAAGGACGTCCAGCTGGACGCCTCGGCCTATGTCGGCCTGAACCGGAAGACTCCCGACCTGGAGCTCGTCGTCGGGCTCGCCCACCGCTTTTAG
- the rarD gene encoding EamA family transporter RarD, translated as MPPSTQNESRSAYIAGVACYSLWGFLPLYFHLLANLGVTSWEMIAHRTLWSVLWAGGLVLIAKQGGQVAQVLRQPKTLGVLALSTLAIFGNWTIYVFAVNAGHVIEASLGYYINPLMNMAAGALLFRERMTTEGKVAIGFAAVGVAIQTVALGHLPIVSLGLALTFCVYAILRKQVKADAQTGLFIECAYLALPGLIYVLALQASGHGHFGTGAGVTALLALAGPATVVPLALFAWSARRLPLSAVGFLQFIAPTLQFALGVAFGEPFTALRALSFVFIWLGVATFAYGAWKKTRVLAAA; from the coding sequence ATGCCACCCAGTACGCAGAACGAAAGCCGCTCGGCCTATATCGCCGGGGTCGCCTGCTATTCGCTCTGGGGCTTTTTGCCCCTCTATTTCCACTTGCTGGCGAACCTGGGAGTCACCTCCTGGGAGATGATCGCCCACCGGACGCTGTGGTCGGTGCTGTGGGCCGGCGGCCTGGTGCTGATCGCCAAGCAAGGCGGCCAGGTGGCCCAGGTGCTGCGCCAGCCCAAGACCCTGGGCGTGCTGGCCCTGTCGACCCTGGCGATCTTCGGCAACTGGACGATCTACGTCTTCGCGGTCAACGCCGGCCACGTGATCGAGGCCAGCCTCGGCTATTACATCAACCCGCTGATGAACATGGCGGCCGGCGCCCTGCTGTTCCGCGAACGCATGACGACCGAGGGCAAGGTGGCGATCGGCTTCGCGGCCGTCGGCGTGGCGATCCAGACGGTGGCCCTGGGCCACCTGCCGATCGTCTCGCTGGGTCTGGCCCTGACCTTCTGCGTCTATGCGATCCTGCGAAAGCAGGTGAAGGCCGACGCCCAGACGGGCCTGTTCATCGAATGCGCCTATCTGGCCCTGCCCGGCCTGATCTACGTGCTGGCGCTGCAGGCCAGCGGTCACGGCCACTTCGGGACCGGCGCCGGCGTCACCGCCCTGCTGGCCCTGGCCGGCCCCGCCACGGTCGTCCCGCTGGCGCTGTTCGCCTGGTCGGCCCGCCGCCTGCCGTTGTCGGCCGTCGGCTTCCTGCAGTTCATCGCCCCCACCCTGCAGTTCGCGCTGGGCGTGGCGTTCGGCGAGCCGTTCACGGCGCTGCGAGCGCTGTCGTTCGTGTTCATCTGGCTAGGCGTGGCGACCTTCGCCTACGGCGCCTGGAAGAAGACGCGGGTGCTGGCCGCCGCCTAA
- a CDS encoding aspartate-semialdehyde dehydrogenase, with product MGYRVAVVGATGNVGREMFNILEEVKFPVDKMHAIASRKSIGVEVSFGNEILRCEDLEQFDFSKVDIVLMSAGGAISKAWGEKIGAAGPIVIDNSSHFRMDPDVPLVVPEVNPEAVNSIPKNIIANPNCSTAQLVVALKPLHDEAKIKRVVVSTYQSVSGAGKEGMDELWDQTKGVYVLGAPPPKKFTKQIAFNVIPHIDVFLDDGFTKEEWKMTAETQKILDPNIQLVATCVRVPVMVGHSEAVNVEFESPLDEDEAREILREADGVVVVDKREDGGYITPKEAQGEFPVYVSRIRKDPTVENGLVFWCVSDNLRKGAALNAVQIAQLLHDKGLIKQKTPA from the coding sequence ATGGGTTACCGGGTCGCCGTGGTCGGCGCGACGGGCAATGTGGGCCGCGAGATGTTCAACATCCTCGAGGAAGTGAAATTCCCCGTGGACAAGATGCACGCCATCGCCAGCCGCAAATCCATCGGCGTCGAGGTCTCGTTCGGCAACGAGATCCTGCGCTGCGAGGACCTCGAACAGTTCGACTTCAGCAAGGTCGACATCGTGCTGATGAGCGCCGGCGGCGCGATCTCCAAGGCCTGGGGCGAGAAGATCGGCGCGGCTGGTCCGATCGTCATCGACAACTCCAGCCACTTCCGGATGGACCCGGACGTGCCGCTGGTCGTGCCGGAAGTGAACCCCGAGGCGGTCAACAGCATCCCGAAGAACATCATCGCCAACCCCAACTGCTCGACGGCGCAGCTGGTCGTGGCGCTGAAGCCCCTGCACGACGAGGCCAAGATCAAGCGGGTGGTCGTCTCGACCTATCAGTCGGTCTCGGGCGCGGGCAAGGAAGGCATGGACGAGCTGTGGGACCAGACCAAGGGCGTCTACGTCCTGGGCGCCCCGCCGCCCAAGAAGTTCACCAAGCAGATCGCCTTCAACGTCATCCCCCACATCGACGTCTTCCTGGACGACGGCTTCACCAAGGAAGAGTGGAAGATGACCGCCGAGACCCAGAAGATCCTGGATCCGAACATCCAGCTGGTCGCCACCTGCGTGCGCGTGCCGGTCATGGTCGGCCACTCCGAAGCCGTGAACGTCGAGTTCGAGAGCCCTCTGGACGAGGACGAGGCCCGCGAGATCCTGCGCGAGGCCGACGGCGTCGTCGTGGTCGATAAGCGTGAGGACGGCGGCTACATCACGCCCAAGGAAGCCCAGGGCGAGTTCCCGGTCTATGTCTCGCGCATCCGCAAGGACCCGACCGTCGAGAACGGCCTGGTCTTCTGGTGCGTCTCGGACAACCTGCGCAAGGGCGCGGCCCTGAACGCGGTGCAGATCGCCCAGTTGCTGCACGACAAGGGCCTGATCAAGCAGAAGACGCCGGCTTAA